The window AGCAACGGGTCAATTAACCAGAGGACGATATGAGATATCTGCTAGTCATTACAGCATCTGCGCTGCTTATGTCCGCCTGTACGCCAACAGTTCAGGTGGCGGCTCCAAAAGAGCCGATAACCATTAATTTGAACGTAAAAATTGAGCACGAAATTTACGTCAAAGTCGACAAAGCACTCGACAACGTTATTTCAGAATCGAGCGGTTTATTTTAATTTTCAAAGGATTGTGACATGAAAAAACTAACAATTAGCGCATTTGTCGCCCTACTCTCTATTTCGGGTATGACTGTGTCGACAGCAAGTTACGCGCAGGAAATGACCTTACAAGAAGCGATGGAACAGCTGTCAGCAGCCAAAGATAAAGGTTGGGTTGGCGAACAACCTAATGGTTATTTGGGTGTTGTGGCGTCTTCATTACAGGCAAAGCAAATAGCAGAACAAATAAATGAAGCCAGACGTCAGGAGTACGCCCGCATAGCAGAAGAAAACGACATTGCCGTTGCTGATGTTGAGCTACTGGCTGGCAAACGCGCCATTGAACGCACACAGTCAGGACATTACGTGAAAGTTGATGGCCAGTGGAAGAAGAAGCCTTAGTGCTTCTTTTTTCAGCTAAGATATAAATCGGAATTGGTGCCCGGGGCCGGACTTGAACCGGCACGCTGTTACCAGCGAGGGATTTTAAATCCCTTGTGTCTACCAATTCCACCACCCGGGCACTACATAGAAGTGTTCTCGAATAATGGAGGCGGGTCCCGGAGTCGAACCGAGATCCACGGATTTGCAATCCGCTGCATAGCCATTCTGCCAACCCGCCAGAATTTGGAGCGGGAAACGAGATTCGAACTCGCGACCCCAACCTTGGCAAGGTTGTGCTCTACCAGCTGAGCTATTCCCGCACCGTCATCTGCCGAGGCATTCTACTGTTTAATCTTTTTCAGTCAATGACTTTTTATCAAATTTATGACTGTTTGCGCAAATTTACGGCAAAGCTGCTAATTTCTAGTCAATTCCTTGCTGGCGCCACGCAAATATTCCCACATTGACCACACAGTCAAAACGAAAGCGCCATAGAATAAAACAATAGAAATCCAGAAAATATAGATATTCGCGTTCCAAATTAAACCAATAAGCGCAACCATTTGCGCAATGGTTTTCAACTTACCCAAATTTGATACGGCCACTTTCCCACGATTGCCACTTTGTGCCATCCACTCGCGCAATGCACTAACAATTAACTCTCGGCAAATCATAGTCAACGCAGGTATCGTTATATAAGCGGCGTTAAAGTCTTCAACTATCACCACCAACGCAGCCACCACCATGGCTTTATCGGCTACGGGATCTAAAAACTCACCGAATTTAGTGAACTGATTAAAACGACGCGCAATAAAGCCATCCAACGCATCCGTAATAGCCGCCAACCAGAAAATAAACGCTGCCCAAAAGCGTGCATCTTCAAAGGGCAAGTAAAACACCACCAGAAACACCGGAATTAAAAGAATCCGGAAGCTGGTCAAAATATTAGGGATATTCCACTTCATTATCCGCTGTTTCCTTATTTGGTTTTACTCATCCCGGAACGAGTAATAAATTTTTTCCGCCATGGCCTGGCTAATACCAGGTACGCTAGAAAGTTTACTAATACTAGCGTTTTTTACCTCTTGTAATCCACCCAGATTTTTCAAAAGCGTTTGTCGACGTTTAGCACCAATACCTTCTATTTGCTCCAATGTCGATGTTTTCTGTACTTTCGCCCGTTTCTGACGGTGTCCGGTTATTGCAAAACGGTGAGACTCGTCACGAATATGCTGAATTAAATGCAACGCACTGGCGTCTTTATTCAGCGCAATGGTCTCGTGGCTGCCGGCCATAATGAGCGTCTCGAGCCCCGGCTTGCGAGACTCGCCTTTAGCAACCCCTATCAGCATGGGGGCGTCACTGCCCCAATCTTCAAAGTACTTTTCAGCTTGGGATAGCTGCCCTTTGCCACCGTCAATAAAGAGAATATCGGGTATGTTGCCCTGCTCTCGGGCTTTGTCATAGCGCTTCGCCAATGCTTTCGCCATCGCTGCATAGTCATCGCCTGGCGTAATTCCAGTAATGTTGTAGCGCCTGTAGTCAGACTTTTTCGGTCCGTTTTGGTCAAACACCACGCAAGAAGCGACCGTTTGCTGGCCCATGGTATGGCTGATATCAAAACACTCCATACGCTGAATCGGAACGCCAAAATCCAGCACCTGCTGTAACGCCGACGTACGTCGGTTCATGGTGCTTTGCTGGTTCAGACGGCTTTCCAACGCATTCACGGCATTTTTAGCGGCAAGCTGTTGATACTGCTTGCGTTCACCACGAACCTTGTTCTGCATTTTAACCGAGCGATTCAGCGCCTGACCCATCACTTGGGCTAATACTTCATCAGGCTCTACCGTATCTGGCAAGATAATTTCGCGTGGTGTTTTTCGACCCGCATTGTCGGAAAGGTAAAACTGCAGTAAGAATGCACGCAAAACTTCCTCGTCACTCGTATCCGCTGGCACTTTAGGAAAGTAACTGCGACTCCCTTGCAAATGATTGTCCCGAATGAACATCATTTGAATAGTTGTCATGCCGTTACCACGAGCCATACCGATAACGTCAAGCTCTTGTTGGGCCCCAGTAACCGAGTTTCGCTCCTGAGTTTTACGAAGTGCCGCTATTTGATCTCGAAAGCGAGCCGCTTTTTCAAACTCCAGCGCTTCACTGGCCTGCTCCATCTTAGTTACGAGCTCATCAATAACCTGCTGGTTCTTGCCATTGAGAAAATGCTTAGCCAGTTGAACTTGCTCGTTGTACTCGTCATTGGTGCACTTGCTTACGCAAGGCGCCAGGCAGCGCTTAAGCTGATACTGCAGACATGGCCTCGTACGAGCACGATAATAGGAGTCCTGACATTGACGAATGGGAAACAGCTTCTGCATTAAGTTCAGGCTTTCGCGAACCGCGCTGCCATTCGGAAAAGGCCCGAAGTAATCGCCCTTCTCGCGCCGCGCACCGCGGTGGAACCCTAACCTTGGGTGCTCATGGGAGGTCAAAATAATATAAGGGTAAGACTTGTCGTCACGCAATAAAACGTTGTAACGCGGGTGGTACTTTTTAATGAAACTGTTTTCAAGAATCAGTGCGTCAGCTTCCGTGTCGGTGACAGTAACATCCATTGACACTATTTGCTTCACCAGCACTTGCGTTTTAACAGCATCGACCTTTTCGCGGAAGTAACTGGACACCCGCTTTTTAAGATCCTTCGCTTTACCAACATAAATAACGTCACCCGACTCATCATACATGCGGTAAACACCCGGTTGATGAGTCAGGTTCCGAAGAAAGTCTTTGTAATTAAAGGTTATTGAATTGCTGTCTGTCATTACCTTCAAACTGGATTAGGTCAACAAGACCCGATTGAATTGCCATATGTGACAATTGTACATCACCATCAATGCCAAGTTTAGAGAAAATGCGGTAACGAAAGGTATTAATTGTTTTACTGCTGATGCATAAATGCTTCGCTATTTCTCGAACGCGAATACCTCGACTCAGCATTTGCGCGACTTGCAGCTCTCTTTCCGATAGAGAGTCAACCATATCTTGTTTGTGGCGACTGCGAGGGTTTCTCGCTAAGTATTCAGCAACGGGAGCTGCCACATAAATACTACCGGTTTTCAGCATCTTGAGCGCTTGCACTAACTCTTTACTGTTCGATGACTCCAGTAAATAGCCATCGACCTGGCTCACACTGCATTGAAAATTGAGAATGTCCTGCTGGCTCCTGCCCCACACAATGAGCTGTAAGTCGACATGACGCCTTTTTATGCGCCGCCAGTGCTCAACCGTTGCAACGCCTGATAGCTGACTACTGAGAATAACCAGTGCATCGTCGTACTTATAGCAGCATTGTCTCAGCTCGTTCATAGAACTAACCACTTCAATTTGTGTATGAAAATGCTGCTGTATTACCGTTTCCATACCGGCACTGGTAATCGGGTTGGGTATTGCCAAAATAATACGGTTCATTAGCCACGTTCCTTATCGCGTATTGGTAATATGATTGTCCTTAAATTGATGAACTCGTACCGCTTTATCCGAATTCGGGAGCGAATATTCAACAGTTTGTTAACGATTGGCAAATGGCTTTTACAAACCTTTACGGTAACGCGTAAATTTGCACGGTTCCTACGTCAACAACTTTAACTCTGAGTTTATACACAACACGGTTGGCGTGGGCTTTATCTGCGTGACTGGTCTAATATGTCCCACAAATAACAGGCTAAATAAGTCCGGTAAGGCGAGGCTCTTTCGGGAATAATCAATACATCTTGCTCTTTAAGCTGACCTATGGCTTTTCTTAGCGAGGAGTCCTGAATAGGAAATAAGTCTTCATGTGCAAAATGAAACATCGCGAGTATTGACGCTGTCCAGGGACCAATCCCTTTTAACTTCGTCACATCTTTCA is drawn from Idiomarina piscisalsi and contains these coding sequences:
- a CDS encoding YnbE family lipoprotein; this translates as MRYLLVITASALLMSACTPTVQVAAPKEPITINLNVKIEHEIYVKVDKALDNVISESSGLF
- a CDS encoding YdbL family protein, whose product is MKKLTISAFVALLSISGMTVSTASYAQEMTLQEAMEQLSAAKDKGWVGEQPNGYLGVVASSLQAKQIAEQINEARRQEYARIAEENDIAVADVELLAGKRAIERTQSGHYVKVDGQWKKKP
- the pgsA gene encoding CDP-diacylglycerol--glycerol-3-phosphate 3-phosphatidyltransferase, with translation MKWNIPNILTSFRILLIPVFLVVFYLPFEDARFWAAFIFWLAAITDALDGFIARRFNQFTKFGEFLDPVADKAMVVAALVVIVEDFNAAYITIPALTMICRELIVSALREWMAQSGNRGKVAVSNLGKLKTIAQMVALIGLIWNANIYIFWISIVLFYGAFVLTVWSMWEYLRGASKELTRN
- the uvrC gene encoding excinuclease ABC subunit UvrC, encoding MTDSNSITFNYKDFLRNLTHQPGVYRMYDESGDVIYVGKAKDLKKRVSSYFREKVDAVKTQVLVKQIVSMDVTVTDTEADALILENSFIKKYHPRYNVLLRDDKSYPYIILTSHEHPRLGFHRGARREKGDYFGPFPNGSAVRESLNLMQKLFPIRQCQDSYYRARTRPCLQYQLKRCLAPCVSKCTNDEYNEQVQLAKHFLNGKNQQVIDELVTKMEQASEALEFEKAARFRDQIAALRKTQERNSVTGAQQELDVIGMARGNGMTTIQMMFIRDNHLQGSRSYFPKVPADTSDEEVLRAFLLQFYLSDNAGRKTPREIILPDTVEPDEVLAQVMGQALNRSVKMQNKVRGERKQYQQLAAKNAVNALESRLNQQSTMNRRTSALQQVLDFGVPIQRMECFDISHTMGQQTVASCVVFDQNGPKKSDYRRYNITGITPGDDYAAMAKALAKRYDKAREQGNIPDILFIDGGKGQLSQAEKYFEDWGSDAPMLIGVAKGESRKPGLETLIMAGSHETIALNKDASALHLIQHIRDESHRFAITGHRQKRAKVQKTSTLEQIEGIGAKRRQTLLKNLGGLQEVKNASISKLSSVPGISQAMAEKIYYSFRDE
- a CDS encoding LuxR C-terminal-related transcriptional regulator, which codes for MNRIILAIPNPITSAGMETVIQQHFHTQIEVVSSMNELRQCCYKYDDALVILSSQLSGVATVEHWRRIKRRHVDLQLIVWGRSQQDILNFQCSVSQVDGYLLESSNSKELVQALKMLKTGSIYVAAPVAEYLARNPRSRHKQDMVDSLSERELQVAQMLSRGIRVREIAKHLCISSKTINTFRYRIFSKLGIDGDVQLSHMAIQSGLVDLIQFEGNDRQQFNNL